The sequence tgctggccacatgacccggaagctgtacaccggctccctcagccaataaagcaagatgagtgctgcagccccagagtcggccacgactggacctaacagtcagggttccctttacttCCTGATGTTTTGCCTAGATCTTCGTTCTACCACTTCCTGCACAGACCAACATCAGTCATTGCACCCACTTCCCCTTGATTTAATCCACCCCcccttcttattcttattcatttcatgtttataccactttatatttttatggaaaaaatctcaaagcggttaacaacacattaaaacatcaaagtaTACATTCAAGGCAAcacaattaacaggaaactaaaatattaaagatttcaaaacaaaacattgcaaaggaggtcaactacagaaggCACGtttaacacagcaaagttaacaaaaaataaaataaaaccttactaaaggaagtcaagtataaaattcacatttaaaacagcatagttagcaagagaataaaatattatcataagcatagaacataTCAACTGGGCAGTGGCTGTGGAAGTTCAGGCTCAAAGACCTGGATCTGCATTCAGAGACAGCCAAGACTGTCTGAAGTTAAAACTCCCAGCCgactcctctttctccctctctctccagtggAGTGGAGTAGCATTGGGCTCTGGTGTCAGAAAGCCAGCTTCAAAGCCCCACTCAGCATATAGCTCACTGGATGGCCTTTTTTATGTCACAAGGTTGTAGAGAGGGATAAAGAGCCATTCTAGCTCTTTGGAGGATTGATGATAATGAATGTCATGAAACAGGAAGGGCAATATGTCGCCCTCCAGATGCTGACCAATGCCCATTGCATGGCCAATGATtagggatcatagaattgtagagaaatACCAgccaaagaacaatggcaagagaagttgataaactcatgcagaactggcaaaaatgacagatagactaagagaaaaagacaacagagactttgaaaaagattgggaaccattcatattatatttggagaaacaaataaaagtcaatagacttgatggcaggatttaaataaacattcacactatcagcattagaaaatgtttagaagatagtGAAATATGATGGTgtatttacttttctttttatgtttttaggcttgatgttatgttattaataactttttcagttgagagatagcaaagtgggtgaaaatagaaacaaaccagaagcggaagttgggggaagccttggaggggagggaggaaagaatatatagtaaatgttaagaatttgagatgtatgtaatgaatgaaaaagaaaaatgaataaaattaaaaagaaaagaattgtagagttgggagggaatcTCAACatatggtcccccatccaatttgaaaccagagcggaccctgcttagctttgcaagtgtgctagcagttttattgctgcaccactaggaggaagATGGGAggtatagtccagcaacatctggagggcatcaggctccccatccctgccataaatAGCTAGCCTGATTGGACACCCAAATGGTGGCAGGTAGGAGCTCCGGGCCACATGGAGTCCCAAAGGTCCTGAGCAGCTGAAGCACAAGAAGCTGCAGCAAAAGGGATGCCCCAGTGAACCACCCAGCTGTGTCCAGGTGGGGCCAGCCCTCCTCAAAGGGCTCCCTTGGATTCCAGATTTCCCCATTTCTCCCTATGCTCACCTACCTGTTTCAAGAAGCTTTGTGACCACTGGGAAGTTGGAATGTGAGACCGTGTAGTGGAGGGCCGTGTTGCCGTTGGCGTCGGCCATATTGATGATGAATTCCAGCAAGTGTGGGGAGATGCACCGGAAGGCAGCCAAGTGCTgcgagaccaattctggatccgcttCCTTGTGGCAGGAAAGCCTCAGCCAATAGTGGAGCACGGCAGTATAGGCCAATTTCTATGGAAACACAGGAAGGAAAGGGCAGCCGTGGCAACTGTCAGGCGTGTGAAGCTGTTTCGTCCCACTTTTTTGTCTTCTTTGCTAGACGCTTTTGGGTCTCCTCGggcacctccccctccccaaacaccaTGGCAAACAGGAGGAGCAGTCCCAATTAGGGGTTGGGAAAGGGATTGTGTGGCAGGCTCACTATCTCATCGGAAGCCCCGCCAGTTCCTGATAGCCAGAGTGGAAGACAGTTGTGGGATGCTTTGGTTTTGCTTTCGCAGCTGAGGAATTTGAGGACTGGGAGCACTGGGGGTATTGACAAGGCCTTAGATCCCACCGGTCCAAGGCCTCTGGGCCCTTGATCTGTTGAATACTGCTGGGAGATCTGCTTCCTGCCCCTTTTTCTGCAGCAAAGCTCCCCCTCCCCGTTCCACACTGGCAGCACTCCTCCTCATCTCCCCACAAGCAATCAACTTTGGGGCACTAGGACTACAGCCTTAATACACTTTTAATTTGGTTTAACCAGCATGGTTTCCCAAAGGAAGCCAACCCCAGGGAACCGTGGCTCCATGAAGTGGCAGGGAAGCCCCTGTGCAAATGGCAAATCTAGTAGTTCTTCTCTAACAGATAACCTCCTCTCCATATGGATAGGGATCAAATGGTTTCTTTAGGTCTCTCTGAGCCAGCAAAACGCCTTTCCGTGAAAGCAGGAGCCTCtacagcagcagttctcaacctgtgggtccccagatgttgttggactacaactcccatcatccctgagctctggccttgctagctagggatgatgggagttgtagtccaacaacaactggggacccacaggttgagaaccactgctctacagTATCACAGACACCGACAACAAATGAGAGCTATGCTCCCACTTTAAGCTCCCTTCCACCCTCCAGAGCTTCCGCCCTCAAGAATGAGAGTGCAGGTATACCATTTCTTCGTCCATGTGTTCATTGGGGCTCTCCAGGTATTTCTGAAGGACTTCACAAGCTGAAAGCAGCTCCTTGCTGAGTCCTGTCCTGGAATGGGTAGAAGAACATGGGGGAAGTTAGTTTTTGGACAGTGAGTTCCTTTGAGAGAGGAAGACAGGTGTAACATTATAAACTCTGCTTATGTTACAGCTATGCGCTATGAAAATTTGACTATGAATTTCCTGTCCAGAGTAAAAGAGAGATATCTGAACAGCGACTGAAGACGATATGTGCAAAGGTTCAGTGATCTCAACCATTCCCTTTCTCTCTGCTGCCTCACTTTCCCTCCCTATattctgggttttaaaaaaaaatatgccctCCCTTCCATTCCCGATACTCGAATTCTGGCCAAAATATTAGCAAATGGTATTTGTGAGAATGAGCAAGAGGCAGCACACGTTCTATGTGTATTGAATCATTCATTCTGGGAGTGAAGTTTTCTTTCTCCAGGGAAGGGAATGTGAAATATTTGGGGCGCAGAGTCATGACAGCTGGGAAGACGCCCAAGGCTGATGGTTACCCTGTTTTGCCTGGTGGCTCCTTGCTGGCGCTTTCTGCGGCTGGCATCTCCCCGCTCTCGGCAGAGACTCCAGGGCGAGATACGGCTGCAGCTGTCCCAGGCAGCTTTGGGGGCTCCGCTGCCATTGCCTGGGCTGCAGGGAGCCCCTCGCTCGCCTCGTGGTATTCGCTCTCGGTGCTTTCATTGTCCGAGACGTTCTCAGCTGTGCTGGAGTCTTCAGAGGAGGTGGACTCatacctggggtggggtgggggcaacaAGGGGGTGAGAAGGAACAACAAAGAAAGCAGCCCCCCagagcagagaggagaaataGGGAAACCTCCTGAAATCTCTGTGCCTAGTTCTGCCTAGCTCTGTGCCATTAGAGCACTTCAGGGCAGAGGATTTCCCAGGTGCCAGGTGTGCTGATCTTGTATCACAAGCCACATGGGGACTGGAAAATACCTCCTAGCTCCTGCAAGTGGAAATCCTGCAAATAGCACGACTCTGGCGCAAAATCCCAcacctgtgtgtgttttgttttgtggcgGCGGCGATATTTGCCTTCCTACATTCCAGGTTTAGGGTGAAATCAGGCAATCAGGAGTGTGGGAAACTGCTGCCACCGCCTGGCTGCAGCCTCACTGGACACAAGAGCCAACTGGAAGGCTctcattctatttttattttgggagCAATGGCTTCGCCATACCCTCCATTGACACCAACAAACTGTAGGCTCTTCTTGCTGGCCAGAAGCTCTGTAGGatcctccttcttcttcatgATCGACCGAATCCCTGCTGTGAATGAAGCTGTGGGGAAATGGAGGAAGGTGGCAGCAGTCCATtacagtgtattattattattattattattattattattattattattattagagtttatatactgccctaaacctggaggtctcagggtggttcacagaaaagatcacaacatatataatcagaatataaACAACAGAATATaaataacactcccccccccccaagaggcacattttaaaagggtataggatatcaatcagatcaaccaaaggcctggttaaaaaggaatgtttttgcctggcacctaaaagtgtataatgaaggcaccaggtgagcttctctggggagagcatttcacagacagggagccactgcagagaaggccccgttctcatgttgccaccctctggacctctcgaagaggagacacacaaaggagggcctcataagatgatctcagggtctgggtaggttcatatggaaagaggtggtccttgaggtattgcagtcctaagCAGTtaaagactttataggtcaaaaccagcacttggaattggcctggaaactaccgtatttttcactccataagatgcacctgaccataagacgcacctagtttttagagggggaatgcaagaaaaaaaaaattctttaaagggagagctgagcagagcttgtatgcatcccaggctctgctcagcactccctttcacaagccgcgtggagcgtgtgtgcggcgcttgcaggcttttccccaaggagggagaagggcagccattcactgacgggctgcccttctccctccttggggaaaagcccccaagacccgcacacacgctccacgcagctctttaaagggagcgatgagcagagcctcctgcctgcattcgctccataagactcacacacatccccccttactttttaggagggaaaaagtgcgtcttatggagtgaaaaatacggtaattgttagccagtgcagtcggatcaggattggtgtaatatgctcaaaccgtcttgctccggtgagcaacctggccgctgtattctgcactagctgaagtttccgaaccgtcttcagaggcagccctacgtatatgGAAGGCTCTCTATGAAGGAGCCCACGGCACCTCTCTCCATCCCAGTCCTTACCTTGGTCCTCTCCCTCGTCTCGTGCCTCTCGTTGAGGCTCCTGGGATATGCAGGGAGCTGCTTGCTCTGTCTGGAGGGAGTCGGGAACTGATTTCTCTAATGACCCATGAAGttctggaagaagaggagagaggcaACTGCATCAGCACCAGCTTCTCTGAGGCGTTACTCACAGGGTAGGATGTCTTGGCTCCTGTACTGAGCTGGGAATCCTGACTTGGGCTCTGGCTCTACCTTGCAGACTCTCCTCTTGCAATCCCTCTACCccacaggctgcccacagctgcagCAATCCAAGGAAAGAGGGTGATCTCTTACTGAACTGGTTCTGTTGATATGAGGAGACCATGCAAGATTTTGAGCTACACCAAATCCTCCAGGAAGATGGAAGATCAGGTTGGTAAACAGTCATTTCGGAGATTTTGTTCACTGACTTCCAAAGGGGCAAATCTCCCTGTATGAACATTCGGCAACAGGTATTGTGAGGTGGGGAGTAGAGATCGGAAGCTTCATGCACCAGGGGAGGAGATGCTTTCAAAGGATTCTGAGAAAATGTCCTCCAaccattgtgttttgtttttctgcctaCAGCATTTCTGTGAGTTTCTGGTTGGTTCTAACAAAGGTATTGCCCAACTGTAAACATGTACAATGGCAATGTGTGAAATCAGCTCATAGCGTCCAAGGCCTTCAGTTCTTTTCTCCTAAACCTCTGGAATCCATGCAGCTGGATTCTCCACCAAGCAGCTGAAAATAAACTTGGAAAATCTTAACCATTTAATACAGCGCCCACAATAACCTCCCCCGGCTCATGCCCATATCTGGGCACCAAGCTCTCAGCAGCTCATCCCCAGGTGGCTAGGAGTTCAAATCCAGATTATTCTGGAGCTTCTGCTGTGGCCTTTATATGCTGAGCAAAGGATGCACCCAGTTCCAAGAGAATTAGGAGGGACACCAGTCTCTTCATGGGCTCTCCAGGGACGTGGAGCTCAAAGCTGGTTCCTGACTCATGAGAGCTCTTTCCCCACCAATTCTTTGTGGCAAAGCTGGCTCATAAATGGAGCTTCCAATCATCTTTTCATTCCAGAACCTTTGATCTCACCCTGGGAACATCACAGACTATTTTAAGAGTTTCTCTTTCCCTTGCTCCTGCTATAAACAGCTGGTAAAAATCAGCGTATTAGTTACACAAAAGCCTTTTACGGGGCAGGGAGAAAACAGCCGAGCGTTGCCACTGATCTGTAgtccagagagagggagaaagaggagggcgTGCATTTTCTGGTAAGCCCAGACAAGGAAGAGAAAAAGGGGCTGCCAGGACTCTCTTTCCCTGCAGGCTCACCAAAGCTGGGACTTTTTCCAGGCTGTTTTAATTCGATTGTTTTGTTCTCTGGCAGCTAGATTTAAGCTGGTATGGGGGGTCATTTAAATTTGATATAGCGCTTTATCCttggtgggttaaaaaaaaaatcaatcagtTCAGAGAATGCACCCAACACATTTCAGCTTTTACAGGGCATTCCTGGCACGCCCAATTCAAAGGCGGCAGGTGAGCACAACATCCAGTCCACAAGGAAACAAAGAGAAGCATAGatttgggaggcagggaggaaggagagtcAAGCTCCTTGTCCTCTTCTCTTGGCCAAGATTTTTGGGTCTCACACGACAACAGCACATCTGACGTGCTACAAACTGAATGGAAAGATCCTTACCACCatttccccattattattattttgctgttttattatgtaCCCTAAGGACATGGATGGGggaatgcgggtggtgctgtgggttaaaccacagagcctaggacttgctgatcagaaggttggcggttcgaatccccgctatggggatattgctcggtccctgctcctgccaacctagcagtttgaaagcacgtcaaagtgcaagtagataaataggtaccgctccggcgagaaggtaaacggcgtttccgtgcgctgctctggttcgccaaaagcggcttagtcatgctggccacatgacccggaagctgtacgccggctcccggccaataaagcgagatgagtgccgcaaccccaaagtcggccatgactggacctaatggtcaggggtccctttacccctttacctttacctaaggactTGGATGAAGAAATGACAGAAAATGTTTATTTAGTGTGGGGAGCCCTAGTCTGAGTACTGTTGGGATTTGTGGGAAGagtaacagaattgtagagttgcaaggaacCCTGAGGGCCACCTCatctaacctcctgcaatgcaggaagatgcGACAGATTTTTCACAGTTGGGATGAGTGTATTCTccttcagaaacacacacacacacagaaagagcttACCTGCTGTATCTTGCTGTCCATTCCCATCTGTGCCAATGATGCTGATCTTTTTCACAGTGTGGAAGGTGGTAGCTGTGCTCTCTGCGCCAGCATGGACCGGGAACGTGGTCTCCATCACCTCGTTGCTGCGGTATGTGGCATAGAGCGGCACCATCGCTTCTTCCAACCCCGTGTCTTTGCCCGCCAAAGCTTTGAGGCTGGCATAGGACTCCTTGTTCTCCAAGCTCTGCGCCCTCTGCGGCCTGTGGTCCAGCCCTGTGGCTGTGCTGGCGGCGACCTCTGGCTCCCTTTCCACTTGGACAACCTTGACCGTATCCACCCTAATGGGGACTTCCTGGGGCCTCTGAAACTCTCTGCCGCCCCCTTGCCCCGGACCCTCTCGCCCTACTTCCCATTCTCTCAGGCCACCACCGGACGTTCCTTTGCCCTCCTTCTCCTTGCCCTGCAGCTCCAGTTTCTGCTGGGCGGCTTGAAGTTCTTGGAGCGCCCTCTTCAGCTGCACCTCTAGCACGGCAATCTTGGCGGACAGGGCCTGAACAGCCTGGCGCTGGCTCTCCTCCTCTGGGGAAGGCAACCccaactcctcctccttgacCGCCACCCCAACATCGCACCTCCCCACCTCTGCCTCTTCGGCTGACATGCCCACGCCCACTGACCTCACTTCCTTCTTGTCTAGCCTGCCTCCTGCATCAGGCCCCGCACTGCCCTCCTCATTTCCACCAGCCCCCTCCTCGGGGATATCTATGTAGAGCTCCCCCCTGGATTTTCCTTTGCCGAACCCCCCCGGGTGCCCCAAGAACTTCTGGCTCTTGAGCTGGACACTCAGCTGCCGCTTCTCCTCCTGCAGCACCGAGATCTTCACCTGCagcacatgaaaatgatgtatcgttggtacttaattctgagtaaaacagcaaaaatgtataggacaagttcaaatatttgctggaaatgtaaagaaaaagaaggcaccttttaccatatgtggtggaagtgCAAGGTGGTAAAAGAATTCTGAGAAATgctatataatgaattggaaaaaacaatgtttaaaataacttttgttaaaaaaccagaagcttttttaggTGCAGAAATACCGAAGGAGCACAAAACGCTGTTTCTGTACGCAACGACAGCTGCACGGATGCTCTTAGcctcagagatggaaggaagacaaaGTTCCCACCAGACAGGAATGGCAGACCAAATGGATCGACTGTGCAAAGATGGTGAAAATgattgggaaaatcagaaaccaggaagaccagaatttcaacaaagaacggggaaaatttataatttaccttggagaccactgtaaacacttgaactctttaGCAGGATTTGAATAACACTTGCAGTGTAACAAGAACTAGGGTACTTAAAATTTGGAGTGGCTTAAAATATGCAGCGGAAAAGGACTAGCGATGGAAcccatgggagggggggggagaagcccagAGATTCGGGTGAATCTTTGtttatttacctttttattacttACGACTTTGAATGTAAATTttaatttgtaaaaccaaataaaaaattattatatgaAAGAGAGATCTTCACCTGTAGTACTGGGATCATCTTGACCTGCTCCTCCAACTGGCGCAGCTTCTTCAAGGCTACGGCCATCTGCTCCCGGACATGCTGGAGGTGGCCTGGCGTTGGGGAGACTGGGGTGGAGAGTCCTGAGCCGATGGGCGTGAACTGCCCAGGGGCGCCTTGCTGTGAGCCATTGTAGGAAGTCTGGCGGGAAAGGCACTGGCTTCCAACCAAGGAGCTTGTTGAGCCAGATACGCTGCTGTGGAGGCTCCCGAGACCACCTGCCCTGGTCCTTTCTCCATCTCCAGAATCCGCCTGGTCTTCTAGCTTCTTCCTGGCATCCAGCAAGGTCTTCTCCACGCGGGCATTGAAGCTGCCGGGCGTGGCGTACTGTGGGTAGAAGCTGCGCCCGCAGTAGGAATAAGAGGAGTGGCGGCTATCCATGCTGGCGTTGGAGCAGAGGGACTCGGTGGAGGTCCACCATGAGCCGGTGTAACCATAGCCTCTTGGCAGGGAGCTGTAGCGTGGCCGGCGGTGGACCGGAATGCGCTTGATGGTGTGGCCCTTCTCAATGTCATCCACATATTTGAGGAAGTCCAGGTCCAGGCGGTAGCCATAGGGAGTCTCCACGGAGTAGGGCAAGTCCTGCTCCTTCCCATGGAAGGCCGTAGCAGAGGCGGGATTGGCCTTCCCTGCAAGAGCACAGGGGGGAAGAGATCAGCTTAAAACATTCCTTTGTTTTTGTAATTGGTTGAGCACCCTTGAGAATGCACTGATCATCTCATCGTACATGGTGAAGCCAGGACCACCATGTCCTGGCTCAACAAACATACCTGAaggggcatctccacccccatcgttcagcccggacactgaggtccagctccgagggccttctggcagttccctcactgcgaggttacagggaatcaggcagagggccttctcggtagtggcacccaccctgtgaaacgccctcccatcagatgtcaaggaaataaacaactatcatgTACTAACTTTGGAGCAATTAAGGCGTTTATGATTTTTCAGTGGCACCACAGGAGTTCTTCCACTGGCAAGTGGCGCCAATTTCAAACAAGTGAAGGATGGGTGAAAATgacaattttgatttctctcagttctcatttccccaatcttaaGTTCACTTCACGTTTCCACCTCAgtctgcaattttttattttaaaagtcatCAGCATTTCTCCTAAAATACTATTTTTCTAATGCACGTTCTCCTAACATATAGtatttttgtatgctgctttcacTAATAGGCACATTTCTATGTACTCTTCACCTGAGTAttttacatttttcatttccGTACACACTCTGGTCCATGACCGAAATAAATCTATTCATTCATTTCTGTACAAATTACTTGAATGGCAAAATCTGGaggagtgtgaattttgaaagatggcggtgttttggaatgtgtgaattaccgtattttccatgtataagatgatccCTAATTTtagggactcaaaattaagaaaatgcactatgcactatccgtgtataagacgaccccttattttaaacttcaaaaatgtAGGAAAAAATGAAGTctcatacacggaaaaatatggtgagTGGATTTGCCTTTGCGTGCAAACATACTCTTATTTCTCCCCATATGTAAGGGTTTGAAGTCTGTAGCCTGTATTTCcctcagttgtgtgtgtgtgtgttgtatttctGTTTTCTTGGCAAATCAGcaagtcttttttcttctttttacacaACTATAGAAAAAgccaattgatgtttgctctgattcggtgctaaagagcaggttttcccagcaGAAAGCGGTGggagaagcagaagtgtggaccaACCCTACACATTAAGAGCTTTATTTTGAAGCCTACAACCATCCTAGGTGCCATAACAGCTGATGACAGC is a genomic window of Podarcis muralis chromosome 17, rPodMur119.hap1.1, whole genome shotgun sequence containing:
- the KANK2 gene encoding KN motif and ankyrin repeat domain-containing protein 2 produces the protein MAQVLHMETTAFPGKANPASATAFHGKEQDLPYSVETPYGYRLDLDFLKYVDDIEKGHTIKRIPVHRRPRYSSLPRGYGYTGSWWTSTESLCSNASMDSRHSSYSYCGRSFYPQYATPGSFNARVEKTLLDARKKLEDQADSGDGERTRAGGLGSLHSSVSGSTSSLVGSQCLSRQTSYNGSQQGAPGQFTPIGSGLSTPVSPTPGHLQHVREQMAVALKKLRQLEEQVKMIPVLQVKISVLQEEKRQLSVQLKSQKFLGHPGGFGKGKSRGELYIDIPEEGAGGNEEGSAGPDAGGRLDKKEVRSVGVGMSAEEAEVGRCDVGVAVKEEELGLPSPEEESQRQAVQALSAKIAVLEVQLKRALQELQAAQQKLELQGKEKEGKGTSGGGLREWEVGREGPGQGGGREFQRPQEVPIRVDTVKVVQVEREPEVAASTATGLDHRPQRAQSLENKESYASLKALAGKDTGLEEAMVPLYATYRSNEVMETTFPVHAGAESTATTFHTVKKISIIGTDGNGQQDTAELHGSLEKSVPDSLQTEQAAPCISQEPQREARDEGEDQASFTAGIRSIMKKKEDPTELLASKKSLQFVGVNGGYESTSSEDSSTAENVSDNESTESEYHEASEGLPAAQAMAAEPPKLPGTAAAVSRPGVSAESGEMPAAESASKEPPGKTGTGLSKELLSACEVLQKYLESPNEHMDEEMKLAYTAVLHYWLRLSCHKEADPELVSQHLAAFRCISPHLLEFIINMADANGNTALHYTVSHSNFPVVTKLLETGLCHVDQQNKAGYTAIMLTALAASRSESDMDTIVQLLKMGNVNAKASQAGQTALMLAVSHGRLDMVRALLASAADVNLQDDDGSTALMCACEHGHAEIVRLLLATPGCDVALSDNDGSTALSIAVEAGQNDIAIMLYAHLNFAKASSPGTPKQPKDENTASMSGDAQ